The following nucleotide sequence is from Myxocyprinus asiaticus isolate MX2 ecotype Aquarium Trade chromosome 21, UBuf_Myxa_2, whole genome shotgun sequence.
actgattaaaaaaaaaataaaaaaatgttcaagGTATAAATGAATTGcaacatcaatatatatatatagatatatcaatatatagatatatcaatatatatatatatatatatatatatatatatattttgtttttttgtttttttttcctaggAACAAGGATTTCCACAATTTTTATTGCACTGACACAGATCTATTTGCAGTAAATTATAAACCTACAAACAGTGGCAGGTACAACATTGCATTGACACCTACAAGACCTCAGTGACGGATGTTCTTTTAGACAAACAATACAATCATGTATGCTACAGCTGCAGAGATCTGCGGACCATTCTCATACTGTCGAGGCACATCTCCAAAGAAATATTTCACTCTTAGAACATATAACAAAACTGacatttactgttaatattaTATAACTTAGTAGTCAGGTGTCAGACACTTTGTGTTCTCCATTTCAAGAGGGAATctaattattactttttaaacATTGTTGTACAGATTTAAGGTTACAACTTCTGCCAAGCGCCAAAGAAGCTACATGTATGTCCGTATTGCAGAGTCTTCAGTGCCATCAGTATGGAGGCGTGTCCAGAGTTCTTGTGGTTGACTGACTAAAGCTTGTTAATCTGAAAAGTAAAGCTTTTGTACATTCAATGATGTTTCCTTGGGTAAATTAACAGCTCACTGGCATAACGGTTAGGTAAACATGAAAGGCAAATGTTGCTCAAGGCAGATGCAAAACCTTTTGAAATCCAAGTCAAGCAATGGGGCTCAAGCATATTAGTGTAATAACACATGTCTGATATGAGGGAAACCAAGAACTGATAAAACAACAACAGATACCCCTCTTGTTTACAATTTCCCATGTATTTTTCATCTCCATGTGATACTCGTGTCATCATTggacaggtgaaaaaaaaaaagatatagctTGAATAAAGCAAAacgaaaaaaagtatatatagaaatgtcCTATTTTTTGCTACGCAGGCGTTTGGAGTGACGAGGGATGTCCGAGCGCTTGCGTTTTGCAGACGGGTCGCTCTCACCTTCAGGGCCGCTGGCCATGGAGGGGGGCAGGGGCACAGCAGAGGCAGTGCTCGCGGTGGCCGCAGGGGTGGAGGAGCCAGAGGCGACGGCAGGGGCTCCAGCGCCGACTGCACTGTCCATCAGTTCTCTAAGCTTGTGCTCGAGTTCGGCCAGCCGTGTGTTCTGCTCTCCAATCACCTGTGACTGCTCCAGCAGCTTCTGCTCCTGGTCCTGAAGCTGCTTCTGCTGCTCCAGCTGCTTCACACGCACCTCCTGCATCTCCCGCCGCAATACCGTCATGGACGCGCTGTTTACCTTCACCTGCTGCTGCACCTTCGTCATCTCTGAGCGTGACGGAGTGTTTTTGGCCAACAGAGACATGGTGGTTAGAGAGGTGGAGGGACCAGCAACTGCGACATGAGATAAAGCAATTAGATTTAAAATGACTACACACATGCAATAAAACTATATAAACTTGCATCTCCTGAAGGAAGGTATGGTCAGGATTATTAGCCAAGAAAAGTAGGTGCCTGACAAATGGAAAACAAATATGGTCATCTCATATCAGCGTTTATTTTGCGCTGCAACTATGCCATTCAATAATAATGCAATCAAGTAAAGATAAGATATATTGTCTGTAAAACCAAGATATCgctctaatttgacaaggaatctgTTTTCTTGCCACTAATTCTGTACATTcagcagaaaatatattttaaacattataaCTCActgtttaattaaaagaaaaccCCTGGTCTTACCCGGAGCAGATCCTATCAGACGACCCGAGAGATCTGCACCTGGAAGCCTCTTCTTCAGGATAGGGACGATCTTTTCATCAAAGTACTCCATGGCCATGGACGAGATGTCTCGCAGCTCTTGAAGCACCTCATGAGCTCTCTGCGGTGCACGTGTGGAGTTGACATACCGCAAAACACGGTAAATCTCATCAATTACCTAGAGGAGACAGACGGGAGAGGATAAAACCATGAAATTACTGTATGTGGATCTCGAAAAGTTACTAATTTTGTTCTGAAAAAATTATGTTCAAAGTGATTTATCTCTGCAGTATGTCTACATTTGATtgtaaaaatgcttaaaaaataaatgtttcctcCCTTTAAAAGGAAAAAGTGAATCAATTCACTTTGGCTGCTTGTTTTCTTTGTCTAAGGCTGTTTACAGTCAGTGTTAGGGATTGATAACCATATTATGTTATAAATAGCTTGTATAATTGGGAGTATAAATATGAAGGTTAACAGGAGTTCTTCACATGTCATATGTACAATAGCGTGACAAATAATTAGTTTTAGACTGCGATTTCTGTTTCTACTGAACTCACTCTTAAAACACTGACTGTTAGTGACTAGATGTGGATGTTGCAAACAAATACAAAGCTGAGAAAAGTTTAacattatgcaaatgacgagccaCATTCACCATCGACTACCAATGGGAGTTAAGATGGTGGAGCTCACGTCATACATCTCTTGTGAGATACTGGAGTTGAGTGCAAGATGGAGGAGCAGTTAAAGTTTCTGTGAGcagtttcactgttctatatcatttgtctgcAGCCACACACATGGACATACACCAGCGGCCAAAagtatggaataatgtacagattttgctcttatggaaagaaattggtatttttattcaccaacgtggcattcaactgatcacaatgtatagtcaggacattaataatgtgaacaattactattacaatttgaaatttaaactacttcaaagagttcaaaaaatcctccacgtgcagcaatgacagctttgcagatccttggcattctagctgtcagtttgtccagatactcaggtgacatttcactccacacttcctgtagcacttgccatagatgtggctgtcttgtcgggcacttctcacgcaccttacagtctagctgatcccacaaaagctcaatggggttaagatccataacactcttttccagttatctgttgtccaatgtctgtgtttctttgcccactctaaccatttctttttgtttttctgtttcaaaagtgttttttttttttgtttgttttttgcaattcttcccataagtcctgcaccactgagtcttctctttactgttgtacatgaaactggtgttgagtgggtagaattcaatgaagctgtcagctgaggacatgtgaggcgtctatttctcaaactagagactctgatgtacttatcctcttgtttagttgtacatctggccttccacatctctttctgtccttgttagagccagttgtcctttatctttgaagactgtagtatacaccattgtgtgaaatcttcagttttttttggcaatttcaagcattgtatagacttcattcctcaaaacaatgattgactgatgagtttctagagaaagccgtttctttttttgccatttctgacctaatattgaccttaagacatgccagtctattgcatactgtggcaactcaaaaacaaacacaaagacaatgttaagcttcatttaaagaaccaaatagctttcacctgtgtttgatataatggaaagtgattttctagtatcaaatgatcaatttatcatgattactcaaggataaggtgttggggtgatggctgctggaaatggggcctgtctagatttgatcaaaatgactttttttcaagcagtgatggtgctgtttt
It contains:
- the LOC127411748 gene encoding F-box only protein 28-like, whose protein sequence is MAAVVVIVDGGVSPLDSDSPRLPSPAPDQPHQNNALLGLPIVAIDTILNFLSYDEISLLRLVCKRMDMICQRMLNQGFLKVERYHSLCQKQVKAQLPRRESERRNHSLARHADILAAVETRLSLLNMTFMKYVDSNLCCFIPGKVIDEIYRVLRYVNSTRAPQRAHEVLQELRDISSMAMEYFDEKIVPILKKRLPGADLSGRLIGSAPVAGPSTSLTTMSLLAKNTPSRSEMTKVQQQVKVNSASMTVLRREMQEVRVKQLEQQKQLQDQEQKLLEQSQVIGEQNTRLAELEHKLRELMDSAVGAGAPAVASGSSTPAATASTASAVPLPPSMASGPEGESDPSAKRKRSDIPRHSKRLRSKK